The following proteins come from a genomic window of Streptomyces sp. NBC_01716:
- the ald gene encoding alanine dehydrogenase: protein MLVGIPREVKNNEFRVAITPAGVHELVRHGHQVVIERDAGAGSSISDAEFTAAGARTLPTADDVWATADLVLKVKEPIAEEYHRLRKDQTLFTYLHLAASRECADALLKSRTTAIAYETVETANRRLPLLAPMSEVAGRLAPQVGAYHLMRSVGGRGVLPGGVPGTAPGRAVVIGGGVSGWNATQIAVGMGFHVTLLDRDIDKLREADKVFGTKVQTIVSNAYELERAVVEADLVVGAVLIPGAKAPKLVTNALVAKMKPGSVLVDIAIDQGGCFEDSHPTTHAEPTFQIHDSVFYCVANMPGAVPNTSTYALTNATLPYIVALADLGWTEALRRDPALAKGLNAHDGQVTYGSVAEAHGLPYTELATVLG, encoded by the coding sequence GTGCTCGTCGGCATCCCCCGCGAGGTCAAGAACAACGAGTTCCGGGTGGCCATCACCCCCGCCGGAGTGCACGAGCTCGTGCGCCACGGCCATCAGGTCGTCATCGAGCGGGACGCCGGCGCGGGCTCCTCGATCAGCGACGCCGAGTTCACCGCCGCCGGCGCCCGGACACTGCCCACCGCCGACGACGTCTGGGCCACCGCCGACCTGGTGCTGAAGGTCAAGGAGCCCATCGCCGAGGAGTACCACCGCCTCCGCAAGGACCAGACCCTCTTCACGTACCTGCATCTCGCCGCCTCCCGCGAGTGCGCGGACGCGCTGCTGAAGTCCCGTACCACCGCCATCGCGTACGAGACCGTCGAGACCGCGAACCGCCGCCTCCCGCTGCTCGCCCCGATGTCCGAGGTCGCGGGCCGGCTGGCCCCGCAGGTCGGCGCCTACCACCTGATGCGCTCGGTCGGCGGCCGCGGCGTGCTGCCCGGCGGCGTTCCCGGTACGGCTCCGGGCCGCGCCGTCGTCATCGGCGGCGGTGTCTCCGGCTGGAACGCCACCCAGATCGCCGTCGGCATGGGCTTCCATGTGACCCTGCTCGACCGGGACATCGACAAGCTGCGCGAGGCCGACAAAGTCTTCGGCACGAAGGTGCAGACCATCGTCTCCAACGCGTACGAACTGGAGCGGGCGGTCGTCGAGGCCGACCTCGTCGTCGGCGCCGTTCTCATCCCCGGGGCGAAGGCGCCGAAGTTGGTCACCAACGCGCTCGTGGCCAAGATGAAGCCCGGAAGTGTACTTGTCGACATTGCAATCGATCAGGGTGGCTGCTTCGAGGATTCACACCCCACCACCCACGCCGAGCCGACCTTCCAGATCCATGACTCGGTGTTCTACTGCGTCGCCAACATGCCGGGCGCCGTACCCAACACCTCCACCTACGCGCTGACGAATGCCACGCTTCCCTACATCGTGGCTCTCGCCGACCTCGGCTGGACCGAGGCGCTGCGCCGCGACCCGGCGCTCGCCAAGGGCCTCAACGCCCATGACGGGCAGGTCACTTACGGTTCCGTGGCCGAGGCGCACGGTCTTCCGTACACCGAACTGGCAACGGTTCTGGGCTGA
- a CDS encoding tetratricopeptide repeat protein, with translation MKSLHSDIERAGLNTIAGRKAAHTRVLLIAGQRGSGRTALARELARQVGRRYSDGVLHIRLTEPSGEPVPVERTARDLLGEFGIAVPPGAGEDELSEMVRDALADRRVLLLLDDAHDAEQVDLLLPENPDCLVVAVARGPLTGIPDIRPCTIGGLDAKAAIELLSTYTGTVRITVDPQAAESLAEECGGQPAALAVVGGWLAARPTVSVADAAKRLRSVPWDPEQPQGVRALARAFRFVYEELPPSTAGVLRLLALAPAGFADAHTASALAGCSVSAARAALDNLAGLNLLRPAGEQYEVLGSLAPFMRALMEAKERPAEVQLARARMLERTVRLLQSCRAVTEPDGSQARRKLAALPRAVRFPNTRAAADWLRSRRPALLASARLAVADGGLDTLARRLVSALVRALAAHQGTDAAAPDLYGLHQLVLGVAERQGLHREEAAALLNIGDLDALTGRTHDALARYRSALDAGRAANDHYATGRAMESVGGAYQELQDWHRAADWYGRALAQRLSRGERADEARLYGRLGTVHTCAGRYGEALRHWRAASAGFRRLQDLPGQARALSEAARVLEYAGRPEESLGTCQEAVEYARLAGDTRLQAALELRLADTLDRLGDPTAARLHRKASGRLLSTDSSAG, from the coding sequence TTGAAGAGCCTGCACAGCGACATCGAGCGGGCCGGGCTCAACACCATCGCCGGGCGGAAGGCCGCCCATACCCGGGTGCTGCTCATCGCCGGGCAGCGGGGCTCCGGGCGGACCGCGCTCGCGCGGGAGCTGGCGCGGCAGGTGGGGCGGCGGTATTCGGACGGGGTGCTGCACATCCGGCTCACCGAGCCGAGCGGCGAGCCCGTCCCCGTCGAGCGCACCGCGCGCGATCTCCTCGGCGAGTTCGGCATCGCCGTGCCGCCCGGCGCCGGTGAGGACGAGCTGTCCGAGATGGTGCGCGACGCGCTGGCCGACCGCCGGGTGCTGCTGCTACTCGACGACGCCCACGACGCCGAGCAGGTCGACCTCCTGCTCCCGGAGAACCCGGACTGCCTCGTCGTCGCCGTCGCGCGCGGTCCCCTCACCGGTATCCCGGACATCCGCCCGTGCACCATCGGCGGCCTGGACGCCAAGGCCGCGATCGAACTGCTCAGCACGTACACCGGAACCGTCCGCATCACCGTCGACCCGCAGGCCGCCGAATCGCTCGCGGAGGAGTGCGGCGGCCAGCCCGCCGCGCTCGCCGTCGTCGGCGGCTGGCTCGCCGCCCGTCCCACGGTCTCCGTCGCCGACGCCGCCAAGCGGCTGCGCTCCGTCCCCTGGGATCCCGAACAGCCGCAGGGCGTACGGGCGTTGGCGCGTGCCTTCCGCTTCGTCTACGAGGAGCTGCCGCCCTCCACCGCCGGGGTCCTGCGGCTGCTCGCACTCGCCCCCGCCGGATTCGCCGACGCCCACACCGCGTCCGCGCTGGCCGGCTGTTCCGTCTCGGCCGCCAGGGCGGCGCTGGACAACCTCGCCGGACTGAACCTCCTGCGGCCTGCGGGGGAGCAGTACGAGGTCCTCGGCTCCCTCGCCCCGTTCATGCGCGCGCTGATGGAGGCCAAGGAACGCCCCGCCGAGGTGCAGCTCGCCAGGGCGCGGATGCTGGAGCGGACCGTACGGCTGCTCCAGTCCTGCCGCGCCGTCACCGAGCCCGACGGTTCGCAGGCGCGCAGGAAGCTCGCCGCCCTGCCCCGCGCCGTGCGCTTCCCGAACACCCGGGCCGCCGCCGACTGGCTGCGCTCCCGCAGGCCCGCCCTGCTGGCCTCCGCCCGGCTCGCCGTGGCCGACGGCGGGCTGGACACCCTCGCCCGCAGGCTGGTCTCCGCGCTGGTCAGGGCGCTCGCCGCACACCAGGGCACGGACGCGGCGGCCCCCGACCTGTACGGGCTGCACCAGCTGGTCCTCGGTGTCGCCGAGCGCCAGGGCCTGCACCGTGAGGAGGCCGCGGCGCTGCTCAACATCGGCGATCTGGACGCCCTGACGGGCCGTACGCACGACGCGCTGGCCCGGTACCGGTCAGCGCTGGACGCCGGAAGGGCCGCGAACGACCACTACGCCACCGGCCGCGCGATGGAATCCGTAGGCGGCGCCTACCAGGAACTCCAGGACTGGCACCGCGCCGCCGACTGGTACGGCCGCGCCCTCGCGCAGCGGCTCAGCCGCGGCGAGCGGGCCGACGAGGCGCGGCTGTACGGACGGCTCGGCACCGTCCACACCTGCGCGGGCCGCTACGGCGAGGCGCTGCGCCACTGGCGCGCCGCCTCGGCGGGCTTCCGCAGGCTCCAGGACCTTCCAGGTCAGGCCCGCGCGCTCAGCGAGGCGGCCAGGGTCCTGGAGTACGCGGGCCGTCCCGAGGAGTCGCTGGGGACCTGCCAGGAGGCCGTGGAGTACGCCCGGCTGGCCGGGGACACCCGGCTCCAGGCCGCGCTGGAGCTGCGGCTCGCGGACACGCTGGACCGCCTCGGCGACCCGACGGCGGCCCGGCTGCACCGCAAAGCCTCCGGCCGTCTGCTCTCGACCGACTCCTCTGCGGGCTGA
- a CDS encoding ParA family protein, whose translation MPALGHRSPSSGLEAVGSVAVRTFTTHQHMTTAHQTMDGHNVNAMAGNESGRESTHFADFDEVPEGHFYDPDAEYEPDPEYAATLAPDAARQRRERIGPTGRPLPYFPIPGPVTDHGPAKIIAMCNQKGGVGKTTSTINLGAALAEYGRRVLLVDFDPQGALSVGLGVNPMELDLTVYNLLMERGMSADEVLLKTAVPNMDLLPSNIDLSAAEVQLVSEVARESTLQRALKPLMQDYDYIVIDCQPSLGLLTVNALTAAHKVIVPLECEFFALRGVALLTETIEKVQERLNPELELDGILATMYDSRTVHSREVLARVVEAFDDHVYHTVIGRTVRFPETTVAGEPITTYASNSVGAAAYRQLAREVLARCHAE comes from the coding sequence ATGCCCGCGCTGGGCCACCGGAGCCCGTCGTCCGGGCTAGAGGCCGTCGGCTCCGTCGCTGTCCGCACCTTCACCACCCATCAGCACATGACGACAGCCCACCAGACGATGGACGGCCACAACGTGAACGCCATGGCCGGCAACGAGAGTGGCCGAGAGTCCACCCACTTCGCCGACTTCGACGAGGTGCCCGAGGGGCACTTCTACGACCCCGACGCCGAGTACGAGCCCGACCCCGAGTACGCGGCCACCCTCGCGCCCGACGCGGCCAGACAGCGCCGCGAGCGAATCGGCCCGACCGGGCGTCCCCTGCCGTACTTCCCGATCCCCGGCCCGGTCACCGACCACGGCCCCGCGAAGATCATCGCGATGTGCAACCAGAAGGGCGGCGTCGGCAAGACCACGTCGACCATCAACCTGGGCGCCGCGCTCGCGGAGTACGGCCGGCGGGTGCTGCTCGTCGACTTCGACCCGCAGGGCGCCCTGTCCGTCGGGCTCGGGGTCAACCCGATGGAGCTCGACCTCACGGTCTACAACCTGCTCATGGAGCGGGGCATGTCGGCCGACGAGGTGCTCCTGAAGACCGCCGTGCCCAACATGGACCTGCTCCCGAGCAACATCGACCTCTCGGCCGCCGAGGTGCAGCTGGTGAGCGAGGTCGCCAGGGAGTCCACGCTCCAGCGGGCGCTCAAGCCGCTGATGCAGGACTACGACTACATCGTGATCGACTGCCAGCCCTCGCTCGGTCTGCTGACCGTGAACGCGCTGACCGCCGCGCACAAGGTGATCGTCCCGCTGGAGTGCGAGTTCTTCGCGCTGCGCGGTGTGGCGCTGCTGACCGAGACCATCGAGAAGGTCCAGGAGCGGCTCAACCCGGAGCTTGAGCTCGACGGCATCCTCGCCACGATGTACGACTCCCGTACGGTGCACAGCCGCGAGGTCCTGGCGCGGGTCGTCGAGGCCTTCGACGATCACGTGTACCACACGGTGATCGGCCGGACCGTGCGCTTCCCGGAGACCACCGTCGCCGGTGAGCCCATCACCACCTACGCCTCCAACTCCGTCGGTGCCGCCGCCTATCGCCAGCTCGCCAGGGAGGTGCTCGCCCG